From a single Ascaphus truei isolate aAscTru1 chromosome 2, aAscTru1.hap1, whole genome shotgun sequence genomic region:
- the PPP1R3G gene encoding protein phosphatase 1 regulatory subunit 3G, whose protein sequence is MAVLQPVEAAAPRCGIGLRQTVVGPHQELQKYMQKTELSQGPWKMQDQQQGDMQLQKLVHGLHPEQLHGDFQCQQRQEETHTLDGGNKPPTEQDQMHGGLWRPALHRHHQDLHAVTCEVPPGEQHRHRHGEEGSLSDRQRKPRGHVQEVYRGQIQDKQGQSDTPLQEQSPPKQEQQQPPAPVHLLQEVKQPGPGGERKDQKHKSGALQDLHEQQQHMHQLRDQIHPLRQELAAEGQETQQQQQVLETQAPEHLQRGDRYPRPLPTEEPPRRRAKSLPGQALLHLPGVGGRGEEEGGALLHCCKKRVQFADSLGLRLASIKHFTPSEEPRVPPAVLSRLQGHGGRGEEEEAAEGGGEAGRRFSSLQLHTPAPTPEELQGRLEAQRVCLEHVSASVCGVHGAVLVQEPPGGGVQEPPGGGVHVTVRYTFNDWLSYVDCPASAPLPDVSAQSPAPGAQRFLFTLCPPPAARCIQFAIRSSTGKGQEVWDNNQGSNYTLSCQQELPPEAQDSDTEQEGWGHTQDGYRHW, encoded by the coding sequence ATGGCCGTGTTGCAGCCAGTGGAGGCAGCTGCACCGAGGTGTGGTATCGGGCTGCGCCAGACAGTGGTCGGACCTCACCAAGAGCTACAGAAATATATGCAAAAGACTGAATTGAGTCAGGGACCTTGGAAGATGCAGGATCAGCAGCAAGGTGACATGCAGTTGCAAAAACTAGTACATGGACTGCACCCTGAGCAGCTGCACGGTGACTTCCAGTGTCAGCAACGTCAAGAAGAGACGCACACGTTGGATGGGGGCAATAAGCCTCCCACGGAGCAGGATCAAATGCACGGAGGGCTTTGGCGACCCGCGCTGCACCGACACCACCAGGACTTGCATGCAGTAACGTGTGAAGTCCCCCCTGGGGAgcagcacagacacagacacggaGAGGAGGGCAGCCTGTCTGATCGGCAGAGGAAGCCACGGGGTCATGTGCAAGAAGTGTATCGGGGGCAAATACAAGACAAGCAGGGGCAAAGTGACACACCGCTCCAGGAGCAGTCACCCCCTAAACAAGAGCAGCAGCAACCACCTGCGCCAGTGCATTTACTGCAGGAGGTGAAGCAGCCGGGTCCGGGGGGTGAAAGGAAAGACCAGAAGCACAAGAGCGGGGCGCTGCAGGACTTGCATGAGCAGCAGCAACATATGCACCAGCTGCGGGACCAAATCCATCCTCTCCGTCAGGAGCTGGCAGCGGAGGGACAAGaaacgcagcagcagcagcaggtgctGGAAACTCAGGCCCCGGAGCACCTGCAGCGGGGGGACAGATACCCCCGGCCACTTCCTACAGAGGAGCCCCCCCGCAGGAGGGCGAAGTCCCTGCCCGGACAGGCCCTGCTGCACCTccccggggtgggggggaggggggaggaggaggggggcgccCTCCTGCATTGCTGCAAGAAGCGGGTGCAGTTCGCGGACTCGCTCGGGCTGCGCCTGGCCAGCATCAAGCACTTCACCCCCTCCGAGGAGCCGCGGGTGCCCCCGGCCGTGCTGTCCCGGCTGCAGGGGcacggggggcggggggaggaggaggaggccgcAGAGGGAGGAGGCGAGGCGGGCCGGCGCTTCAGCAGCTTGCAGCTTCACACCCCGGCCCCGACCCCCGAGGAGCTGCAgggcaggctggaggcgcagcGGGTGTGCCTGGAGCACGTGTCCGCCTCTGTGTGCGGGGTGCACGGGGCAGTGCTGGTACAGGAGCCCCCCGGGGGAGGGGTGCAGGAGCCCCCCGGGGGAGGGGTGCACGTCACTGTCAGATACACCTTCAATGACTGGCTGTCCTACGTGGACTGCCCGGCATCTGCCCCCCTGCCGGATGTGAGCGCCCAATCTCCCGCCCCCGGGGCGCAGCGCTTCCTCTTCACTCTGTGCCCCCCGCCCGCTGCTCGCTGCATCCAGTTTGCCATACGCAGCAGCACCGGGAAGGGGCAGGAGGTGTGGGACAACAACCAGGGCAGCAACTACACCCTGAGCTGCCAGCAGGAGCTGCCCCCCGAGGCCCAGGACTCAGACACAGAGCAGGAGGGCTGGGGCCACACACAGGACGGCTATCGGCATTGGTAG